TatgatgtatgtttgtgcatgtaaATTTAATATAGTAGGCTATAGTTTAGAAGTGCTCTCATTTCTTTAGGGTTCAATATATTACTCTTCTGCAAGACTTAAAGATTGCAAGTTCTTGTGCTTGCCGTGCAAAATTGGAATTCACATTAATTTGTTCTCCCATCCTGTCTTACCTTCTATCGGTGGTAAAGATCATTTACAAATAAACAAGATAAGTCCCACACATTGATAAGATTGAGGACGAGACAACAACAGAGGTCGAGAGCACAGACTCTAGGACAGTCgtcgttctcaaccttcctaatgctgcggcgCTTTAATGTAGTTcttcatgtcgtggtgacccccaaccatgaaactTTTTCATTACGACTTCAAaaccgtaattttgctactgttatggataatgtaaacatctgtgttttccggtGGCCTCAggccacccctgtgaaaggactGTTCCACCACCCAGAGGTCTCCATGCATAAGTTGAGAGCAGCTGCTCTAGGCCCTTCTTATGGGAGTTTAAATGGAGCAGTTACAAATGGCAGTATTCTGGAGAGACTGCTGCTTCtgtgttcattttacatatctaTAAAATGAGGGTGATTATATCCATCTGTTAGGGTTATTGTGAGTGCTAATCGAGCTAATGGACATTAAAGTCGCAAAAGTCCTTAGAACCAACTGAAGCACATATGAAAGTGTCAgcaatttttattattgtgtgacTGAAAATGGATGGGGACTGGGGTGACTTGAAGGCAGAAGTACTAGAGTCCACAAAACGCCCTGGAAACTGAGGGGGAAGTGATTAATTAAGAAAAGTTAACATTGTTTGCAACTTTTGTTGTAGCTTTTTTttgctgcttttttgtttgtgggGTTGTtgattttaagacagggtgtcgTATCCCAATCTTGTCTTGGACTTACTAGGTAGCTAAGGATGCCCTAGACTCCTGATcgtcctctctgcctcccaagtgctgggattacaggtgtttaccACAGACAtgggtttatgcagtgctgagactcaaaaccagggctttgtacatgctagatgAGAACTCTACCAAGTGAAATACATCTCCTGCccccattgttttgttttaaaaggaatACACTAAGGGTAGAAATCCAACAGTTGTCTGAAGGATGAATACCAGTTTAAAGGTTCCTAAAGGGCAGGAAGATAAGGGTGGTTTGCTGCTGAGAGAATATTTCCAACCACAGAAGCCAAGGAGACAAAGAATCTACACTTTGAGAGACTAATAACTTGGCATAATACAGTTCAATTTATTTACAAAAGCTGTGTGGAATGCCAGCCATGCCCCTAGCTGGGAACTCAGCAGTGACAGCCCCACCCCTTTCGCGGGCTCTCTTCTGCAGCATCTCTTCAAACATATGAACCGGTTCCACCGTGAAGCTGTCCTGCTTGTGCTGCCTAAAATAACTACACATCCCCCATTTCCCCAAACTTAGTTCCTTCCTTCAGACCTCAGAAATGCCTCCAAGACTACACTCCTTGAAGTAGTGCCTTCAGGGAGCTAGTTGCTCATATCACCCAGGTTAATCTAAGTATTTATTACCATGTGAAATCTTATCTGTTGTCTTGAATATTTGCATCCTTTACTACAAGTAAATTATCTTAACCACCTTGTACCTCAAGCACCAGGGATAGATATCTGACACTGTGTGTAtcactgggggggaggggtgcgAGGGGGCGTTACTACTATAAGTTCCTGCGCCATTAATAGATAAAAAGCATTTATTGGTTGATTGACTGTGGTAAGAGCCCCTCCCTGTTTCTCGAAGTGATggggagacagaagaaaatggaCAGCATAGTGTGTGGTGTAGTAAATTTTGAGAAGAGCGCAGAAGAACAGGAGAATGTCTAAACTGGGTTTGAACAAGAACCTAGAAGACTACCCTGGGGAAGTAGTCCTGCACATTGAGGCTTGAGGAATCCATAGGAATTGTGAAAGGGATGAATTGCTCCAGGTGACAGGAAACCATCATGACAAGGTCTGAGAGAGCTTGATACTTTGTAGGAACTATGAAAAGGTCTATTTGGGGAAACTGCCCTTCCCTGTACTGAGTCTTGCTGAGGGATGCTGCTGAGCACCGCACACTGCCATATGCCATCTCAGGCCTGCTGAGTACCACATCCCTTTCCTCTGGTTCCACCTTTCCACGGCTCAAAATTGttaatgtttttcttctagtTGAAGGAAAAGTTAGCATTTTTGAAAAAGGAATACAGCAAGACACTTGCTCGTCTTAAGGTGAGTGAATCATATTCTGTCAAATTAAGGTGTTACGCAAAAGAgcttgttgttttggtttggtttttggttttgaaacagggcctcactatgtagtcaggCCATTGTGGACTTAAATGCATAAACCTGGGGCCACGCAAGGTGCCTCAGAGGGTAAAGTCACCCACTGCCATGCTTGACAAAGGGAGCTCAATGCCCAGGACCAACGTGGTGTAAGGAAAGTTGTCTTCCGATCTCCACTAAAATGCTAAGGCACAGGGGTATTtgagtgtatgcacacacacacacacacacacacacacacacacacacacaaacacaatgattaaaatataataaaaataaataaacccacaatcctgccttggccttctggatgctaggattacaggtgtgtaccatcacacctaaTGGGAAGAAAGGTTCTTGACAGTAATACAGCTTTAAGGAAAATTGATTTCTTGggctgcttttgttttctctagCGTGCCAAAAGAGCTGAGAAGGTTAAGAACTCTGAGAAAGCAATAGAAGATTGTGTGCCCCATCAGGAAATCTCCCCACAGCTAAGCCGCTCTGGTAAATTAGCCTGTTCACTTACACTTGCTTTGAATTCATTCCTCAACTGGCTGATGTTATCTTTTCACAGCCCATGGATAATAAGCAGTATACTtcttaaataatacaaaattcatGGTACACAATTCAAATGATACCCTGTGTCTTAAGTTGGATTGTCTATTTagttgctctttttctcctcaaattttaggAACTATAGTCAATGTTTTAGTATtagaaaaatgactttttaactcttagttattttttaatttatttttagggttttttttttgtttgtttgtttgtttttctttgggcttttcgagacagggtttctctgtagctttagagcctgtcctggaactcactctgtagatgaggttggccttgaactcacagagatccacctgtctctgtcttccgagtgctgggattaaaggcatgcgccaccaccggcccTAGTTAGGATTTTTTAATTGGCATCTTGCCACATAGCCAATGTTTCCTACGCTGGTTTCATATTCATGAAGCAGTACTGCTTCAGCTCAGTAGTAGTGCTTGGATTGTGTAGGCCTCCATGCCCAGTGCCACCTTTTAACTGTAAAGGTAATGATGCCACATGAATGGCTATGTCTGTGTTTCTGCGTGAGTCTGTTTTTGATTCTCTTGAGAGACTATCTGGGAGTGGACTTACTGAGTCTCATATATACTTTCCCCCTCAGAACCTATAAACGAAGGCTCTCCTTGTGATACATTACAAATCAACCATCTTGATGAGGAAACTGGAGAAAACATCGCTGTGACCCTTGATGTTGAACCTCAGTCCTTTAACCATAAAAATGGCCAAGAAGAAGAAGTATTACATACACAAAGAACAGGTGACATCCAGGAACAGTTTTTGCATGGCATCAGCAGCCCTGGTGGTAAGAAAGGGCAGAATGCACTGCCTGGGAGAACAAAGAAGCAGTGGAAGAAGGTATCTGTTTCACAGGAGAAAGAGTCTTTCCTTGACCTTAATTCTCTCGTACACCCTGACAAGCAACGAAAGACACAGGAAACAATCAGCAGCAAAAGTCCTAGGTCCCCAATAACTGAAGAGACTCGCCATTTAAGTCTGAAGTCTAAACCTCCTGGTCCTCCATCCCTTGATACAGAAATTGATGGAGAGGGTTTATTAATTTCACCATCTGGCAAATCAGAAAAGGATATTGATACACTTGTAAAAGGAAATAATGTCTCCGTGGAGACTACAGTTCCTTCCTGTACTGTGTCAGACAGCAATCACAGTCAACACCTTGAACAtacacctcctaacagtgacTGCAAAATGACTGTTCGGGGCCCAGCTTCATCCATAAACCTGGAGGCACAAGGCAGAAAAATGACTATAGTTACAGATAACCCAGTAGTAAATAAAACTGTGAATGCCAGTGATCAGCTGTCAGGAAGTCCTAATTCAGAGGCAAGGAATTCTTGTTCTCTAAATGATCTCACTCACAGTAACTTGCCAGCAGGTACTACCCAAAACTTTCAGTCTTTAAAATCGGGTCACGTTGTTGTTGGTAGAAATGAGAATCTTCAGGAAGATGAAATTCTAGGGCCGTCTAAGAACAGCCCAgcagcagtttcccctccctccacagaaagccaaataCATTCTTGTACAATGCTTGAAGGCCTTTTGTTTCCTGCAGAATATTATGTTAGAACTACCCGTCGGATGTCAGACTGTCAGAGAAAAATAGCTCTGGAAGCTGTAATTCAAAGTCACTTGGGTATCAAGAAGAAAgggcttaaaaataaaagtaaagcagCTAAGAATGCAGTCCTCTCCGGTGAAGAAACTGAGCAAAGTGAAAGTAGTATGTTGGACACAAGCACAGGGCAGTCCAGCTCAGGAAGTCCCTCTCAGGAACTAATCTCATCAGCTGAGGTCAGCTCTCCCACAGGACCTGCTGAGGCTGACAGCCAATCCAGGAAAGCCACTACACAGCTGCCTGGTAGAGGACACAGAGGAAGACGAAAATCAGTCCGAGTCTCCACACTGGCTCATTGTCAGCTGCTTTTCCCTCCTTGCAGCACACTGGGTGTTAACATGTCCAAGGGCAAATTCACCAAGCATAAGTGTCCAAATGGAAAAGTGATTATTCATGGTAAGAAGAAAGTTGATTATAAATTGGGTTGTGTTTGATGATGGTTGATATGACAGCTAATCATCACTGTGTACGTGATACTTGGAAATGCTGTACACTATTCACTTACTGAATCATCACTGCCCTATACAAAGTAGAACCTTTTTAACTCCACTTTCAATTGAGGAAAGTAAGGCAGGGAGAGGGTACGTTGACTTTAAATGGTAGAGCTAAGATTGAAACATGGCAATGTGGCACCAGAGTTCAGTGGTATGTTTGAAACTTACACAGCAAACGAAACATATTGGGTGCTTATCAAACTAATACCTGTTTAAGTACAGCACAATCTTTCCATGGGTAGAATCTAATAGAGGTGTTTTGAAGTAAAATGGAATATGTACTAGGTAAAACTACAGAAAAACTCCATCATGTAATAGAAAGCCTGGGAACTTTTATGGATAATATAACTGTGGTCTGTAGAATATAAGATTTTTGGAATAGGAAGCAAGAGTATAAAAAGCTTCTTattcattttctcagaaaatcatACCtgataagcaaaagaaaaaacaggatcACTACAGCTTTAAATAGGGAATGAACAAATACCTCAAATTTAGATAGTGAATAGTTTGCTTGCCATTTTCTCATCTATTTTGCTgtggtgcagcagcagcagccatagACAATATGTAACTTACCATGGTCTCATAAAACTTTGTACATAAATAGGCAGCCATTGAACACAGATGTTGGTTTATAAGCTATAAATCATTCATTTAAGAATAGTAAGCATAGCTCTTTTCCTTACCTAAATcaacaatataaaaatttaagaaaaaagaaggccAGGCGTAGTATTGCATACCATTATTCACaactgaggtagaggcaggcaggtctcgtGAGTTCTAGACCATCCAGCGTTATATAGtgtgaccctgtctgaaaaaaggTATGCACTCCAATAATAATCTAGAAACTTTTGGTTTGGAGACAGATTCCCAGTATCTAGttcagactagctttgaactcctgccttagcctcctgagtgccgggctACCTTGCCTagttagacatttttttttaacatacataATTAGAAATGGTCTGTTGTGatcttattttcctttatgtgtatgagtgtctggcCTACCTGTATGCCTGTATACCACCTGCATGCAGTGCCagtggtggccagaagagagtatgCATGGTTGTGAGTCCCAGTGTGGATACtggagtgctcttaactgctgagccatctctccagtcccctgctATGGTTTTAGTAAACTGAGctacatttaaaaactttttctgTTTCCATTATCAAGTTTACTATTCATATGTGAAATTGGTATTACTAgggactttttaaaagatttgtttatttatcatgtGTACAATatcctgtctgcatgtatgccagcacaccagaagaaggcaccagatctcattgtagatgttttgagccatcttgtggttgctgggaactcaggtcctctagaagagcagccagtgctcttaacctctgagccatctctccagtcccctgttagagatgttttttttttttttttggtttttcgagacagggtttctctgtgtagctttgctcctttcctgggactcacttggtagaccaggctggcctcgaactcacagagatccacctggctctgcctcccgagtgctgggattaaaggcgtgcgccaccaccgcccggctagagatGTTTTTAAAGCATCATTCAtgacaaagataaaacaaaaaaaaactgcaacAAAACCttctttaagggctggagagatggctcagaggttaagagcactggctgttcgtccagaggtcctgggtttgattcccagttaccacatggtggctcacaaccatctataatgagatctggtgccctcttctggcctgcaggcatacatgcaggcagaacactgtatacataataaataaatctttaaaaaaaaaacaaaacccttctttaataacaaaaaaaaaaaaaaaaaaaaaaaacagccaaggaTTTGGTGCTGCtttctggttttggtttgttttgctgtATGGACCAGACTGCCCTGAAACTCATAAAAATTCCTTAGTTCTGCCCCTTGACTGCTGATACTAAAGGGTGTGCCGGCCTCTGTCTCTGTTGAgactaaaggcttgtgtcaccacactcagcctgGTGCTGCTTTCTTAAGGGGTCAGAGAAGAGatgtgtttgtggttttgtttatgtgtacacatgtgtgggttTGTTTATATGACTGTAGTGCTtgaaggggccagaagagggcatcagatcctgtggagctggagttacaggcaattgtgaactcCTTGCTCCATGTGcattctggaaaccaaactctggcCTTCTGTAAGAGCGGTACACATTCTTATTTtcaactgtgtgtatatgtatatgtctgtgcatgtaaATGTAAGTACCTACCAAGACCAGAGatgttggagctggagttacaggctgtgagCCACAagatatgagtgctggggatcaaactcaggttctctaaaAGAGCAGTAAACATTCTTAATCTCTAagctactgctccagccccaAAGTACATGTTCTGAAccattctctccagccccagagacatGGTTATAATAAAGATGGTAAGATAATAAACAATATcaatcttcaaaaattaaaaacttttcctAGAgccgagtgtggtggcacatgcctttaattccaccattcaagaggcagaggcaggtggatctctgagttcgaggccagcctggtctacagagcgagttccaggacagctaggactacacagagaaaccctgtcttgaaaaaaacaaaacaaaacaaaaaataaataaaaaactttttcTAGAGGTGACATTCACATAACAAAGTTAAGTGTTTGTTGTTAAGTGAGCAATCCAGTGATATTTGCTGATTTACTGTGTTACACAGTTGCCATCTCTACttcaaaaacatttcattacTCCACAGGAAGCCCATGCCCACTAAGCATCTGCTTTCTTCTCATTCCCAATCCACGTACAACTACCATTTTACTGCATGATATCTGGGACCCGATAGGTAACATTCTAGATACTTCAGAGAAATGGAATTATGTGATGTATGACCTTTGCATTTTGcatctgtttgttttcatttagcgTTATGTCCATGATGTAGTGGTTCAGTGCTTCACTCCTTTTTGTGGCTGAACAGCTTGCTGGCTAACCAGgctagctgaatcagcaagctccaggctcagtgagacacCTTGTCCTAAAAAAATGAGGTAGAGAGCAATTGCAGATACCAcctaacattgacctctggtcttcacatgcatgtgaacgaacatacacatgtgaaaacacatatctacattaaaataataacaattgtTTTGGAGTAATGATAATGCTTTCATTGCACCATAAGAATAAAATCTGAATTTTAAGGCAACTTGTCTTCTTTCAATATCACAGACTTCGAGTTACCTGATGAAGAATTTGGGCCTCTTAAGCTTGAAAAATTGAAGTCCTATTCAGAAAAACTGATTGAGTCGTCTGACTCAAAAAACTATGGAGAGAGGCTTCCTAGGGAAGGAAATTGTGCCACTCTAGAGGAACTGCAGATAGATT
The sequence above is drawn from the Peromyscus leucopus breed LL Stock chromosome 1, UCI_PerLeu_2.1, whole genome shotgun sequence genome and encodes:
- the Palb2 gene encoding partner and localizer of BRCA2 isoform X2 — translated: MEEPPGKPLSCAEKEKLKEKLAFLKKEYSKTLARLKRAKRAEKVKNSEKAIEDCVPHQEISPQLSRSEPINEGSPCDTLQINHLDEETGENIAVTLDVEPQSFNHKNGQEEEVLHTQRTGDIQEQFLHGISSPGGKKGQNALPGRTKKQWKKVSVSQEKESFLDLNSLVHPDKQRKTQETISSKSPRSPITEETRHLSLKSKPPGPPSLDTEIDGEGLLISPSGKSEKDIDTLVKGNNVSVETTVPSCTVSDSNHSQHLEHTPPNSDCKMTVRGPASSINLEAQGRKMTIVTDNPVVNKTVNASDQLSGSPNSEARNSCSLNDLTHSNLPAGTTQNFQSLKSGHVVVGRNENLQEDEILGPSKNSPAAVSPPSTESQIHSCTMLEGLLFPAEYYVRTTRRMSDCQRKIALEAVIQSHLGIKKKGLKNKSKAAKNAVLSGEETEQSESSMLDTSTGQSSSGSPSQELISSAEVSSPTGPAEADSQSRKATTQLPGRGHRGRRKSVRVSTLAHCQLLFPPCSTLGVNMSKGKFTKHKCPNGKVIIHDFELPDEEFGPLKLEKLKSYSEKLIESSDSKNYGERLPREGNCATLEELQIDSEMEDLEEKLMAPSAEAQHPGPTLKRQQRTRGISSSIVLFTPTDTAASNHSARSSAYPCSPAFPILGKTPAFASQATSENVAAEVGQTCPTSQPYHFGDTSTLANNKQCNSSASSPKLDTNLHVSGRQGQPACDSDSGPQATPLPIESFTFRENQLCGNACLELHEHSIEQTEITDLPARDSLNPGSLQLVSKFKVPVLQIVPVPDVYNLICVALGNLEIREIRALLCSSGDESEKQVLLKSGNIKAVLGLTKRRLVSSIGTFCNQQVQIMTFAEDGGSKDEQLLMPPDETILAFAEVQGMQDALLGTTTVNNIVIWNLKTGQLLKKVHIDDSYQASVCHRAYSEMGLLFVVLSHPCAKESQVFGSPVFQLLVINPKTAQSVGMLLCCLPPGQTGRFLEGDVKDHIAAAVLTSGTIAVWDLLLGHCTAVLPPASDQSWSLVKWSGTDSHLLAGQKDGNVFIYRYF
- the Palb2 gene encoding partner and localizer of BRCA2 isoform X1, yielding MEEPPGKPLSCAEKEKLKEKLAFLKKEYSKTLARLKRAKRAEKVKNSEKAIEDCVPHQEISPQLSRSEPINEGSPCDTLQINHLDEETGENIAVTLDVEPQSFNHKNGQEEEVLHTQRTGDIQEQFLHGISSPGGKKGQNALPGRTKKQWKKVSVSQEKESFLDLNSLVHPDKQRKTQETISSKSPRSPITEETRHLSLKSKPPGPPSLDTEIDGEGLLISPSGKSEKDIDTLVKGNNVSVETTVPSCTVSDSNHSQHLEHTPPNSDCKMTVRGPASSINLEAQGRKMTIVTDNPVVNKTVNASDQLSGSPNSEARNSCSLNDLTHSNLPAGTTQNFQSLKSGHVVVGRNENLQEDEILGPSKNSPAAVSPPSTESQIHSCTMLEGLLFPAEYYVRTTRRMSDCQRKIALEAVIQSHLGIKKKGLKNKSKAAKNAVLSGEETEQSESSMLDTSTGQSSSGSPSQELISSAEVSSPTGPAEADSQSRKATTQLPGRGHRGRRKSVRVSTLAHCQLLFPPCSTLGVNMSKGKFTKHKCPNGKVIIHDFELPDEEFGPLKLEKLKSYSEKLIESSDSKNYGERLPREGNCATLEELQIDSEMEDLEEKLMAPSAEAQHPGPTLKRQQRTRGISSSIVLFTPTDTAASNHSARSSAYPCSPAFPILGKTPAFASQATSENVAAEVGQTCPTSQPYHFGDTSTLANNKQCNSSASSPKLDTNLHVSGRQGQPACDSDSGPQATPLPIESFTFRENQLCGNACLELHEHSIEQTEITDLPARDSLNPGSLQLVSKFKNPSSSCSVDVSAVWWERAAAKEPCIITACEDVVSLWKPLDTLQWEKVHTWHFTEVPVLQIVPVPDVYNLICVALGNLEIREIRALLCSSGDESEKQVLLKSGNIKAVLGLTKRRLVSSIGTFCNQQVQIMTFAEDGGSKDEQLLMPPDETILAFAEVQGMQDALLGTTTVNNIVIWNLKTGQLLKKVHIDDSYQASVCHRAYSEMGLLFVVLSHPCAKESQVFGSPVFQLLVINPKTAQSVGMLLCCLPPGQTGRFLEGDVKDHIAAAVLTSGTIAVWDLLLGHCTAVLPPASDQSWSLVKWSGTDSHLLAGQKDGNVFIYRYF